The following proteins are encoded in a genomic region of Chelmon rostratus isolate fCheRos1 chromosome 3, fCheRos1.pri, whole genome shotgun sequence:
- the LOC121604358 gene encoding CD209 antigen-like protein E yields MAKFVHKEHSEITMDYVNLPDGLARNDALKSCSGRDGGATSAAPGRKLHRLVALSFGLLCVLQAVLNISLRLALYSSDSKTPDIEASCKNLTDETDELKRKLTQFDHYLQEGWVYFHSSFYYVSSIKKSWKESRADCLQRGADLMIINSTEEQDFTRKFHKFMWIGLTDSETEGMWKWVDGTPLTTSYWTPGEPNSYEGQNEDCVELKSHDMINSWNDKPCEGQNFWICEKMIVITQHIQPWKAETDFMFN; encoded by the exons ATGGCAAAGTTTGTCCACAAAGAGCACTCTGAGATCACTATGGACTATGTAAATCTACCTGATGGATTGGCCAGGAATGATGCTCTGAAGAGCTGTTCCGGCAGGGATGGTGGAGCAACCTCTGCAGCGCCTG GAAGAAAACTCCACAGACTGGTTGCTTTGAGCTTTGGACTCCTGTGTGTCCTCCAAGCTGTCCTCAACATTTCGCTGCGCCTTGCTCTCT acAGCTCTGACAGCAAAACCCCAGATATAGAGGCCAGCTGCAAAAACCTGACTGACGAGACTGACGAGCTGAAGAGAAAACTGACTCAATTTG ATCACTATTTGCAAGAAGGATGGGTGTATTTCCACTCCAGCTTCTATTACGTTTCTTCCATCAAGAAATCCTGGAAAGAAAGTAGAGCTGACTGTCTGCAAAGAGGTGCAGACCTGATGATTATTAACAGCACAgaagaacag GACTTCACAAGAAAATTCCACAAGTTCATGTGGATTGGATTGACAGACAGCGAAACTGAAGGGATGTGGAAATGGGTGGATGGCACACCGCTGACAACAAG CTATTGGACCCCTGGGGAGCCCAACAGTTATGAAGGCCAAAATGAAGACTGTGTAGAATTAAAGTCCCATGATATGATAAACAGCTGGAATGATAAACCATGTGAAGGCCAAAACTTCTGGATCTGTGAAAAGATGATAGTTATAACTCAGCATATACAACCATGGAAAGCTGAAACTGACTTCATGTTCAATTGA
- the LOC121604354 gene encoding C-type lectin domain family 10 member A-like — MQQMEVSDYINEQPRFGQKRSEDPIRTERRLCQLLFISFGLLCIIQATLNVSLRLTLHSSKESTRSNCSAAHFNDQNQLTEEVRDCEQRWTNRHNRLLEKFNALTGERNLLQNENNELKNMLRKVEEERDRLKKNLREPSSCVSQPPCPVGWREINFKCYFLSNESKTWEDSRKYCQSKDADLVVIDSQQEQMDLYRLDGDAYLLFWIGLYDTAGNFKWVDGSVLTRSFWQRGQPDHGGPNIREDCVEMYHFNPQLANWNDAPCGSKRRWLCEKSVDQLILITKKKDVV, encoded by the exons ATGCAGCAAATGGAGGTATCAGATTATATTAATGAGCAACCAAGATTTGGGCAGAAACGCAGTGAGGATCCAATTCGAACAG AGAGAAGACTCTGTCAGCTGCTTTTCATCAGCTTTGGCTTACTGTGTATCATACAAGCCACGCTCAATGTTTCTCTGCGCCTTACTT TGCACTCGAGCAAGGAATCAACCCGCTCGAACTGCAGCGCAGCTCATTTTAATGACCAAAACCAGTTGACAGAGGAGGTGCGGGATTGTGAGCAAAGGTGGACTAATCGGCACAACAGATTACTTGAAAAATTTAATGCCTTGACCGGAGAAAGAAACCTGCTTCAAAACGAAAACAATGAACTCAAGAACATGTtaaggaaggtggaggaggagagggacaggCTGAAAAAGAACCTGAgag AGCCGAGTAGTTGTGTGTCCCAACCGCCGTGTCCCGTCGGCTGGAGGGAGATCAACTTCAAATGTTACTTCCTCTCAAATGAGAGTAAAACATGGGAGGACAGCAGGAAATACTGTCAGAGTAAAGATGCCGATCTGGTGGTGATTGACAGCCAACAGGAACAG ATGGACTTGTACCGCTTGGATGGGGATGCCTATCTCTTGTTCTGGATTGGTCTGTATGACACAGCTGGAAACTTCAAATGGGTGGATGGATCTGTGCTAACCAGATC ATTTTGGCAGAGGGGCCAGCCGGATCATGGCGGGCCCAACATCAGAGAAGACTGTGTGGAGATGTATCATTTCAACCCACAGCTGGCCAACTGGAATGACGCCCCCTGTGGAAGCAAGCGGCGCTGGCTGTGTGAGAAATCGGTGGACCAGTTAATCttaataactaaaaaaaaagatgttgtgTGA